The following are encoded together in the Tatumella ptyseos genome:
- a CDS encoding TatD family hydrolase, with product MPYIDTHCHFNFPIFAQYLTQSLSATRQADLRAIITPATTSADFESILHLARCTPEVFPALGLHPLWTTQHQDKDLIQLRNLLNSHDEIIAIGEIGVDFFTPELAAIAARQWEVLSRQLQLAKEFRLPVILHSRKSHDPLSKLLKDTQLPATGVIHGFTGSYQQAKRFVDLGFYLGVGGSISYPRANKTREALAKVPLSQLVLETDAPDMPLNGYQGEVNRPERVVTVCQILAELRGEAVERIKETTWQNSIRLFPKLSTVLS from the coding sequence ATGCCTTACATTGATACGCACTGTCATTTTAATTTTCCCATTTTTGCGCAGTATCTTACGCAAAGTCTTAGCGCTACTCGTCAAGCTGATCTACGAGCTATCATCACGCCCGCGACTACGTCTGCTGACTTTGAGTCTATCCTACATCTTGCTCGCTGCACTCCCGAAGTTTTTCCCGCATTAGGTCTTCACCCGCTTTGGACCACTCAGCATCAGGATAAAGACCTAATTCAGTTAAGAAACTTATTAAACAGCCATGACGAAATCATAGCGATTGGCGAAATTGGCGTCGATTTCTTTACTCCAGAACTTGCCGCTATTGCTGCTCGGCAGTGGGAGGTGTTGTCGAGGCAACTGCAGTTAGCGAAAGAGTTCCGTCTTCCCGTAATACTCCACTCACGTAAAAGTCATGATCCCTTGTCGAAATTACTCAAGGATACTCAGCTTCCGGCCACTGGTGTCATCCATGGTTTTACAGGAAGTTACCAACAAGCTAAACGCTTCGTCGACTTGGGATTTTACCTCGGGGTCGGTGGTAGCATCAGTTACCCCCGGGCGAATAAAACGCGGGAGGCATTGGCTAAAGTCCCGTTAAGTCAGTTAGTACTTGAGACTGATGCTCCCGATATGCCGCTCAATGGTTACCAAGGTGAAGTCAATCGCCCCGAACGGGTGGTGACTGTCTGTCAGATACTCGCGGAATTAAGAGGAGAGGCGGTTGAAAGGATTAAAGAAACCACTTGGCAAAATAGCATACGTCTTTTTCCTAAACTATCGACGGTTTTATCTTAA
- a CDS encoding biofilm development regulator YmgB/AriR family protein produces MRQQNRESSLANPNNAFSMIENLSDDQLMGMLIVELLESGKSLNRKTISTKLLNCIELAENDAQVKRYQELMLLVLERELN; encoded by the coding sequence ATGCGTCAGCAAAATCGTGAATCTTCTCTTGCCAATCCAAATAACGCTTTTTCAATGATTGAAAATTTGTCCGATGACCAATTAATGGGCATGTTAATCGTTGAGTTGTTAGAATCAGGTAAAAGCCTTAATCGTAAAACAATTTCTACTAAGCTATTGAATTGTATAGAGCTTGCTGAAAATGATGCGCAGGTTAAGCGCTACCAAGAGTTGATGCTATTGGTCCTCGAGAGAGAACTAAACTGA
- the deoC gene encoding deoxyribose-phosphate aldolase, with protein sequence MTDLTQTARFALELMDLTTLNDDDTEQKVIALCQQAKSTIGNTAAVCIYPQFIATARQTLQLQETPEIKIATVTNFPQGNADITVAVAETRAAIASGADEVDVVFPWRALQAGDADIGFALVKECKAVCALSGVILKVIIESGELKHATLIRQASEIAIDAGADFIKTSTGKVPVNATLDAARVMLEVIRDKNKADSVGFKAAGGVRTAEDAAAYLALASEILGPDWADKRHFRFGASGLLSSLLATCGEGEQDLQAKY encoded by the coding sequence ATGACTGATTTAACCCAGACCGCTAGATTTGCTTTAGAACTGATGGACTTAACTACGTTAAATGACGATGATACAGAGCAAAAAGTGATAGCCCTGTGCCAACAAGCCAAAAGCACTATCGGAAACACCGCTGCAGTATGTATTTATCCGCAATTTATTGCCACGGCGCGACAAACCCTACAGTTACAAGAAACCCCTGAAATTAAAATTGCGACGGTGACTAATTTCCCTCAGGGGAATGCTGATATCACTGTTGCGGTAGCTGAAACCCGTGCAGCCATTGCCAGCGGAGCCGATGAAGTTGATGTTGTCTTCCCATGGCGTGCTCTGCAGGCCGGTGATGCGGATATCGGTTTTGCCCTAGTCAAAGAATGTAAAGCAGTCTGTGCGTTAAGTGGCGTCATACTAAAAGTCATTATTGAAAGCGGTGAGTTAAAGCATGCTACGCTCATTCGCCAAGCTAGCGAAATTGCGATCGATGCGGGGGCTGACTTTATCAAGACATCAACGGGAAAAGTCCCCGTCAATGCAACGCTCGATGCCGCACGGGTTATGCTTGAGGTGATCCGCGATAAAAATAAAGCAGATAGTGTAGGTTTCAAGGCTGCTGGCGGGGTGCGAACTGCGGAAGATGCTGCTGCTTACTTGGCATTAGCGAGCGAGATCTTAGGGCCGGATTGGGCAGATAAACGACACTTTCGCTTCGGCGCATCGGGGCTACTCAGTAGCTTGCTGGCAACCTGCGGAGAAGGGGAGCAAGACCTGCAAGCGAAATATTGA
- the deoB gene encoding phosphopentomutase: protein MKRAFVMVLDSFGIGASQDAEKFGDKGSDTFGHIAEACAQGLADQGRKGPLALPHLTSLGLVKAAEISTGKIAAGMDGDAEVIGAYASAQELSSGKDTPSGHWEIAGVPVLFDWGYFPEKENSFPDTLLRQLVEEAQLPGYLGNCHSSGTVILDALGEEHMRSGKPIFYTSADSVFQIACHEETFGLERLYQLCEIARKLLTDGGYNIGRVIARPFIGEKAGQFERTGNRHDLAVEPPSPTVLAKLKQAGGEVISVGKIADIYAEQGITKKVKATGLDALFDATIKEMELAPDNSIVFTNFVDFDSSWGHRRDVPGYAGGLELFDRRLPELMARVKDGDILILTADHGCDPTWSGTDHTREHIPVLIYGPDVEPGSLGQRETFADIGQTLAKFFELEPMQYGKALF, encoded by the coding sequence ATGAAACGTGCCTTTGTAATGGTTCTCGATTCATTCGGAATTGGTGCCAGCCAAGATGCAGAAAAATTTGGTGATAAAGGGTCAGATACCTTTGGCCATATTGCTGAAGCCTGTGCACAAGGTTTAGCCGATCAGGGCCGAAAAGGGCCGCTGGCTTTACCTCACTTAACCTCGCTTGGTTTAGTCAAAGCAGCAGAAATCTCAACCGGCAAAATTGCGGCAGGAATGGATGGCGATGCTGAGGTCATTGGCGCTTACGCGAGCGCGCAAGAGCTCTCCTCAGGTAAAGACACACCTTCTGGACACTGGGAAATTGCCGGTGTGCCAGTTCTATTTGATTGGGGCTATTTTCCTGAGAAAGAGAACTCTTTTCCAGATACGCTGTTAAGGCAGTTGGTGGAAGAGGCTCAATTGCCGGGCTATTTGGGCAACTGTCATTCATCCGGCACAGTAATTTTAGATGCGTTAGGTGAAGAGCATATGCGCTCAGGTAAGCCGATCTTTTATACCTCGGCCGACTCCGTCTTCCAAATAGCCTGCCATGAAGAGACTTTCGGTCTAGAGCGCTTGTACCAATTATGTGAAATTGCTCGCAAATTATTAACCGATGGTGGCTACAACATCGGGCGGGTAATTGCACGTCCATTTATCGGCGAAAAAGCGGGGCAGTTTGAGCGTACGGGCAATCGCCATGATTTAGCAGTGGAACCTCCGTCACCTACCGTTCTAGCCAAGCTAAAACAGGCGGGAGGGGAGGTAATTTCCGTCGGTAAAATCGCGGATATTTATGCCGAACAGGGTATAACCAAAAAAGTGAAAGCTACGGGACTTGATGCCTTGTTTGATGCCACGATCAAAGAGATGGAATTGGCACCTGATAATAGCATCGTCTTTACTAACTTTGTCGACTTCGATTCAAGTTGGGGTCATCGTCGAGATGTACCGGGTTACGCTGGGGGACTAGAGCTATTCGACCGCCGCTTACCTGAGCTAATGGCTCGAGTGAAAGATGGTGATATCTTGATTTTAACGGCCGACCACGGCTGTGATCCTACTTGGTCTGGAACGGACCACACCCGTGAACATATCCCAGTATTAATCTATGGCCCAGATGTGGAGCCAGGGTCGCTGGGACAGCGCGAGACGTTTGCCGACATAGGGCAAACCTTAGCGAAATTTTTTGAGCTAGAGCCGATGCAATACGGTAAAGCACTATTTTAA
- a CDS encoding biofilm development regulator YmgB/AriR family protein: MGRTTLTADFISTIDNRHDKEKIVLGKTVKKVLVETGEISNKAIILSLIKQIEFTHDCNEKTILCNALEIIVGITPDDII; encoded by the coding sequence ATGGGACGTACAACCTTAACGGCTGACTTTATTTCGACTATTGATAATCGCCATGACAAAGAGAAAATTGTTCTTGGTAAGACTGTCAAAAAAGTTCTAGTAGAAACGGGTGAAATAAGTAATAAAGCAATCATATTAAGTTTGATCAAACAAATAGAATTCACACACGATTGCAATGAAAAAACTATTTTGTGTAATGCATTGGAAATCATTGTAGGTATTACACCTGACGACATCATCTAG
- a CDS encoding HAD family hydrolase codes for MKNKIKAVIFDMDGVLIDAKEWHFHALNRSLKLFGMQIDYQQHLMRFDGLPTREKLAILNKEKNLPVKIFDFIEQLKQKYTLEIVETHCYPKFQHEYLLSRLSCEGYKLAVASNSVRRTVQTMLSKANIIRYFDFILSNQDVQRSKPFPDIYVKAIEKLKLSPDECLIVEDNENGIRAAEASGAHLLIVNNIQEVNYLNVVDKISYLEGR; via the coding sequence ATGAAAAATAAAATAAAGGCTGTAATTTTTGATATGGATGGTGTTCTGATTGATGCTAAAGAGTGGCACTTTCATGCTTTGAATAGATCATTGAAATTATTTGGGATGCAGATTGATTATCAACAACATCTTATGCGGTTTGATGGTCTACCTACTAGAGAGAAGCTAGCTATCTTAAATAAAGAAAAAAATCTTCCAGTAAAAATTTTCGATTTCATCGAACAATTAAAACAGAAGTATACATTAGAAATTGTAGAAACCCACTGCTATCCAAAATTTCAACATGAATATCTACTATCACGTTTATCTTGTGAAGGTTATAAACTAGCAGTTGCTTCCAATTCTGTCAGAAGAACCGTACAAACAATGTTATCGAAAGCTAACATTATTCGGTATTTCGATTTTATTCTTTCAAATCAAGATGTACAAAGGAGTAAACCTTTTCCTGATATTTATGTAAAGGCTATTGAGAAACTAAAATTATCTCCCGATGAGTGTTTAATTGTAGAGGATAATGAGAACGGAATTAGAGCGGCGGAAGCCAGTGGCGCGCACTTGCTAATTGTTAACAATATTCAAGAAGTCAATTATCTAAACGTGGTAGATAAAATATCATATTTAGAAGGGAGATAA
- a CDS encoding WavE lipopolysaccharide synthesis family protein: protein MNDVSSIFCLSRCFFDDRNDDTLSNIKKVRVIYPRSEIILSTWSLGLDEEKRIIQKLKEIGVKVIFNKDPGPLIFRDGSYKWVTNINRMIVSTKNGVEAASRAYVAKLRTDSFFINDNLKSFFLKRELIGSKYNRDREFSLFSERIINCNLFARHSRSYRPFDFHPGDIMLLGRKDDVLSYFDVPLADESIFDVIFNRSIFSLMSLVPEQYLWVSYIKKMNTTFNYKGNKEKSKEITFISEKYYINNFIPLSCQQLGFFWPKYGYKYKNKGDGSIYYYSDWVRINEFHNNHRTSPYSFWFDFQIISIKWILFFLYLPLRYRFIRRILMNLKSRV from the coding sequence TTGAATGATGTATCAAGTATCTTTTGTCTTTCAAGGTGTTTTTTTGATGATAGAAATGATGATACATTATCTAATATTAAAAAAGTAAGGGTTATATACCCCCGATCGGAAATTATACTCTCTACTTGGTCACTGGGATTAGATGAAGAGAAAAGAATAATCCAAAAACTAAAAGAAATAGGTGTAAAAGTTATCTTTAATAAAGATCCTGGGCCACTAATTTTCAGGGATGGTAGCTACAAGTGGGTAACTAATATCAATCGAATGATAGTTTCAACTAAAAATGGTGTTGAAGCTGCTAGTCGTGCATACGTGGCAAAATTGAGAACTGATAGTTTTTTTATTAATGATAATTTGAAGAGTTTTTTTCTTAAAAGGGAGTTAATAGGATCTAAATATAATAGAGATAGGGAATTTTCTTTGTTCAGTGAAAGAATTATAAATTGTAATCTCTTTGCAAGACATAGTCGTTCATATCGCCCTTTCGATTTTCACCCTGGGGATATAATGTTGTTAGGCAGAAAAGATGATGTGCTAAGTTACTTCGATGTACCGTTAGCAGACGAGAGTATTTTCGATGTTATTTTTAATAGATCTATCTTCAGTCTAATGTCTCTAGTTCCAGAACAATATCTATGGGTGAGTTATATAAAGAAAATGAATACTACCTTCAATTATAAAGGAAATAAAGAAAAGTCAAAGGAGATCACATTTATTTCTGAGAAGTATTATATTAACAATTTTATTCCATTAAGTTGCCAACAATTAGGTTTTTTTTGGCCAAAATATGGTTATAAATACAAAAATAAAGGGGATGGTTCTATTTATTATTATAGTGACTGGGTGAGAATTAATGAATTCCATAATAATCATAGAACAAGCCCTTACAGCTTTTGGTTTGATTTTCAAATTATATCTATAAAATGGATTCTATTTTTCTTGTATCTACCGCTAAGATATAGATTCATAAGAAGGATTTTAATGAATTTGAAAAGCAGGGTCTAA
- the deoD gene encoding purine-nucleoside phosphorylase, whose translation MATPHINAEMGDFADVVLMPGDPLRAKFIAENFLENAVEVNNVRGMLGFTGTYKGRKISVMGHGMGIPSCSIYAKELITEFGVKKIIRVGSCGAVLPQIKLRDVVIGLGASTDSKVNRMRFKDHDFAAIADFDMVNNAVTAAKALGVEAKVGNIFSADLFYSPQPEMFDVMEKYGILGVEMEAAGIYGVAAEFGAKALAICTVSDHIRTHEQTTAEERQTTFNDMIKIALESVLLGD comes from the coding sequence ATGGCTACTCCACATATTAATGCTGAAATGGGTGATTTTGCAGACGTCGTGTTGATGCCTGGTGACCCGTTGCGTGCGAAATTTATCGCAGAAAACTTCTTAGAAAATGCAGTGGAAGTGAACAATGTTCGCGGTATGCTGGGTTTCACTGGAACTTATAAGGGTCGTAAAATTTCCGTCATGGGACATGGCATGGGTATCCCATCTTGTTCTATCTATGCGAAAGAGCTGATCACAGAGTTCGGTGTGAAGAAAATTATTCGTGTTGGTTCCTGCGGTGCGGTATTACCACAGATCAAACTGCGTGATGTTGTGATTGGTTTAGGAGCCAGCACGGACTCTAAAGTCAACCGCATGCGTTTTAAAGACCATGACTTTGCTGCTATTGCCGATTTCGATATGGTTAACAACGCTGTAACAGCGGCGAAAGCATTGGGTGTAGAAGCTAAAGTGGGTAATATCTTCTCTGCCGATCTCTTTTATTCCCCTCAACCTGAAATGTTTGATGTGATGGAAAAATATGGCATCTTAGGGGTGGAAATGGAAGCCGCTGGTATCTATGGCGTAGCTGCAGAATTTGGTGCAAAAGCGTTAGCAATCTGTACGGTTTCAGATCATATCCGTACTCATGAACAAACTACCGCTGAAGAACGCCAAACCACCTTCAACGATATGATTAAGATTGCTCTGGAATCAGTTTTACTGGGTGACTAA
- the crcB gene encoding fluoride efflux transporter CrcB: MFKSLLAVIIGGSLGCVIRWLLTLRLNSLFPNLPPGTLLVNLLGGFIIGGATAYFLRQPQLDPYWKVLITTGLCGGMTTFSTFSVEVFSQLQVGNYLWAIGSILVHVIGSLLMTALGFLVVTVIT; the protein is encoded by the coding sequence ATGTTCAAATCTCTATTAGCCGTAATTATTGGTGGCTCGCTAGGGTGTGTGATCCGTTGGTTATTGACGCTTAGATTAAATAGTCTTTTCCCTAATCTCCCACCGGGAACCTTACTGGTTAATTTACTTGGTGGTTTTATCATAGGTGGGGCAACGGCCTATTTTCTGCGTCAACCACAACTCGACCCTTACTGGAAAGTACTTATTACTACTGGCCTGTGCGGCGGAATGACCACTTTCTCAACATTTTCGGTGGAGGTTTTTTCTCAATTACAGGTTGGAAACTATTTATGGGCAATAGGATCTATCCTTGTGCATGTAATAGGCTCATTATTAATGACAGCGCTAGGGTTCTTAGTGGTTACCGTAATCACCTAA
- a CDS encoding BadF/BadG/BcrA/BcrD ATPase family protein has translation MSTYRIGIDGGGTHCRGRLVDSQGNLLAECRGGTGNVYSHFESALTEVESVVNELFTLANLSKSRFAESAMVAGLAGANVPSVLQRLEKWCIPGLQHKIVSDVETACFGAHHGRPGAIFICGTGSQGAVWNGQYFQLIGGWGFMLSDLASGAVLGQRALRLALLAHEGIIDESSLTQYIMSSFKHDAEKMLLWTQQARPKDWAQYAKYVFDYAQCDDYHGVSLVRESAKDAELMINTLLRQTELNVALLGGITEPLEPWLSADIRRQLVQPKSDALAGAILMAEKI, from the coding sequence ATGTCAACCTATAGAATTGGGATAGATGGCGGTGGAACACACTGTCGTGGCCGTCTGGTAGATAGCCAAGGTAACCTGCTTGCCGAATGTCGCGGTGGTACTGGCAACGTTTATAGTCATTTTGAGTCAGCCCTGACCGAGGTTGAATCAGTAGTTAACGAGCTTTTCACCCTCGCAAACCTATCAAAGAGCCGGTTTGCGGAAAGTGCGATGGTAGCCGGTTTAGCAGGGGCGAATGTACCTAGCGTTCTGCAGCGACTCGAAAAGTGGTGTATCCCCGGCTTGCAGCATAAAATTGTTTCTGATGTTGAAACTGCTTGTTTCGGTGCCCACCACGGTCGACCAGGGGCGATATTTATTTGTGGGACAGGTAGTCAGGGTGCAGTATGGAATGGCCAATATTTCCAATTAATCGGAGGCTGGGGTTTTATGCTGTCCGACCTTGCTTCTGGTGCAGTGTTAGGTCAAAGAGCTTTACGCCTCGCGCTACTAGCGCATGAGGGGATTATTGATGAAAGTTCATTAACACAATATATCATGAGTTCATTTAAGCACGACGCAGAAAAGATGTTGTTATGGACACAACAAGCACGCCCTAAAGATTGGGCGCAATATGCCAAATATGTGTTCGATTATGCACAATGTGATGATTACCATGGCGTAAGTTTAGTGAGAGAGAGCGCTAAAGATGCCGAATTAATGATCAATACGCTTTTGCGGCAAACAGAATTGAATGTTGCGTTATTAGGTGGAATTACCGAACCCTTAGAGCCTTGGCTCTCAGCTGATATCCGTCGGCAGTTGGTTCAACCTAAAAGCGATGCACTAGCCGGTGCTATCCTAATGGCTGAGAAGATATAG
- a CDS encoding DUF1328 domain-containing protein, translating into MFRWGIIFLVVALIAAALGFGSLAGTAAWAAKIVFVVGIILFLVSLFTGRKKL; encoded by the coding sequence ATGTTTCGTTGGGGAATTATCTTTCTAGTAGTTGCATTGATTGCTGCCGCACTCGGTTTTGGTTCTTTAGCCGGTACTGCTGCATGGGCCGCGAAAATCGTCTTCGTCGTGGGTATTATTCTATTCTTAGTCAGTCTCTTCACTGGACGAAAAAAATTATAG
- a CDS encoding glycosyltransferase family 2 protein: MLNIVIPMAGEGSRFKEKGYLEPKPMIDVNSKKMIELVVNNIRPDREHRFIFICKEKHIVEYKLKELLEKISPDCVIIPIEGTTNGAAETVLVSKNYINDDNELMIANCDQWIDIDINDYLEVIDSKKIDGMVMSMTAEDNKWSFLKLDKQNNVVEVREKEVISNQATVGIYNFKKGSDFCSAATKMIEKNDKTMGEFYVAPVYNYLIKDQLAVISHYNIGQEFSGMYGLGTPDDLKRFLKSHILNKATDF; encoded by the coding sequence ATGCTAAATATAGTAATCCCTATGGCAGGGGAGGGTAGTAGGTTCAAAGAAAAAGGTTATTTAGAACCTAAGCCAATGATTGACGTGAACAGTAAAAAAATGATTGAGTTAGTTGTAAATAATATAAGGCCAGATAGAGAACACAGATTTATATTTATATGTAAAGAAAAACACATAGTTGAATATAAATTAAAAGAATTACTCGAAAAAATTTCTCCAGACTGTGTGATTATTCCTATCGAAGGCACAACGAATGGCGCTGCAGAAACCGTACTGGTTTCGAAAAATTATATAAATGATGATAATGAATTGATGATAGCAAACTGCGATCAGTGGATAGATATTGATATAAACGATTACCTAGAGGTTATTGATAGCAAAAAAATTGATGGTATGGTCATGTCTATGACTGCTGAAGATAATAAGTGGTCTTTTTTAAAATTAGATAAGCAAAATAATGTAGTTGAGGTGAGAGAAAAAGAAGTTATATCAAACCAGGCAACGGTAGGAATATATAATTTTAAAAAAGGAAGCGATTTTTGTTCAGCGGCGACTAAAATGATTGAAAAAAATGATAAAACTATGGGCGAGTTTTATGTGGCTCCTGTTTATAATTATCTTATTAAAGATCAATTAGCGGTAATTAGCCATTATAATATAGGGCAAGAATTTAGTGGTATGTATGGACTGGGTACACCAGATGATTTGAAACGATTTCTGAAAAGTCATATTTTAAATAAAGCTACTGATTTTTAA
- the mrdA gene encoding penicillin-binding protein 2 — translation MNLRNFETEKKLFTRRALVALGFVCLCFTILGINLWHLQIQQHAYYQTRSNANDIKMIPIAPTRGMIYDRNGIPLVQNVTQYDLQLTPYNITNMQDTLDQLAPIIDLTAEDVADFKKRLKSTSRYKPIIVKEELSEEEIARFSVNEYRFPGVSINSFQDRFYPYGASLAHVVGYVSKINDRDAQRLNAEGVGENYAADHNIGKQGIEGYYESALHGKTGYQEVEVDNHGRIIRVLNEVPPTAGKNIWLTLDLHLQQYVESQLVGQRAAVLVEDPHDGSVLAMVSSPSYDPNPFVKGISYQSYKQLLQDKDLPLINRVTQGLYPPASTVKPYMAMSALLNNVITPQTSYFGAPTWTLPGTDRRYRDWKKTGHGMLNVTRAIEESADTFFYQVAYMMGIDRIHHMLSQFGYGKLSGIDLNEEYRGLLPSREWKLKARKKAWYQGDTISVGIGQGYWIATPIQMEKALVTLLNNGKVMIPHLLQKQQLGNQVEPYKAPEQFTQVGTADSPYWGLVRRAMFGMANAPNGTGYKYFHTAPYGIAAKSGTSQVFSLRQNQVYNAKMIPVRLRDHIFYTAFAPFDDPKVAVTLILENGGSDGVVAAPVMRKILDHIMLPHDSDASLTPGQGVPTMLPVESAHPGAILATPTEPVTTATPQPAIAQPR, via the coding sequence ATGAATCTGCGTAATTTTGAAACTGAAAAAAAGTTATTTACCCGTCGAGCGCTGGTGGCGTTAGGTTTTGTCTGCCTATGCTTTACCATTCTCGGTATCAATCTTTGGCATTTGCAGATTCAACAGCACGCTTATTACCAAACACGTTCTAATGCTAACGATATCAAAATGATCCCTATCGCTCCTACGCGCGGGATGATTTATGACCGTAATGGCATCCCTTTAGTCCAGAATGTGACGCAGTACGACCTACAGCTAACGCCCTATAACATCACCAATATGCAGGATACGTTAGATCAACTGGCACCCATTATTGATCTCACCGCAGAAGATGTTGCAGATTTCAAAAAACGCCTAAAATCGACAAGTAGGTATAAGCCAATTATCGTGAAAGAAGAGTTGAGTGAGGAAGAGATTGCTCGCTTTTCTGTCAATGAATACCGTTTTCCTGGTGTGAGTATCAACTCATTCCAAGACCGGTTTTACCCTTATGGCGCCTCATTGGCGCATGTCGTAGGCTACGTTTCAAAAATTAATGATCGTGATGCTCAACGACTGAACGCCGAAGGTGTTGGTGAAAACTATGCTGCTGACCATAATATTGGTAAGCAGGGTATTGAAGGATATTATGAGTCAGCACTGCATGGTAAAACCGGATACCAAGAAGTAGAGGTGGATAATCATGGCCGTATCATTCGTGTCTTGAACGAAGTTCCGCCGACCGCAGGGAAAAATATCTGGCTAACTCTTGACCTACATCTACAGCAATATGTTGAAAGCCAGTTAGTCGGACAGCGTGCCGCGGTATTAGTTGAAGATCCGCATGATGGGTCAGTTTTGGCCATGGTCTCTAGCCCTAGTTACGATCCGAATCCTTTTGTTAAAGGGATTAGCTATCAGTCTTATAAGCAGTTACTGCAAGATAAAGATTTGCCATTGATCAACCGTGTGACTCAGGGACTTTACCCACCGGCCTCAACAGTTAAACCCTATATGGCAATGTCTGCGCTATTAAATAATGTTATCACGCCGCAAACCAGTTACTTCGGTGCCCCAACTTGGACTCTACCGGGCACCGATCGACGTTACCGTGACTGGAAAAAGACCGGACACGGTATGTTAAATGTTACCCGGGCGATTGAAGAGTCAGCAGATACTTTCTTCTATCAAGTTGCTTATATGATGGGTATCGACCGAATACACCATATGCTAAGTCAATTTGGTTACGGCAAGTTATCGGGGATTGACCTGAACGAAGAGTACAGAGGGTTACTGCCTAGCCGGGAGTGGAAGCTGAAAGCGCGTAAAAAAGCGTGGTATCAGGGGGATACTATCTCGGTAGGTATCGGGCAAGGGTACTGGATTGCAACGCCGATTCAGATGGAAAAAGCCTTAGTAACCTTGTTGAATAACGGTAAGGTGATGATCCCCCACTTATTACAAAAGCAGCAGTTGGGTAATCAAGTCGAGCCTTATAAAGCCCCTGAACAATTCACCCAAGTGGGTACGGCAGATTCTCCTTACTGGGGACTGGTTCGTCGCGCGATGTTCGGTATGGCAAATGCTCCTAACGGAACAGGCTATAAATACTTCCATACCGCGCCTTATGGTATTGCGGCAAAAAGTGGTACTTCACAGGTCTTTAGCTTACGTCAAAACCAAGTCTATAATGCCAAAATGATTCCGGTACGTTTACGTGACCACATATTTTACACGGCATTTGCTCCCTTTGATGATCCTAAAGTAGCAGTGACTCTGATATTGGAAAATGGGGGAAGCGATGGCGTGGTGGCGGCGCCGGTCATGCGCAAGATACTTGACCATATCATGTTACCGCATGACTCTGATGCAAGTTTGACGCCAGGGCAAGGCGTACCTACGATGCTGCCAGTAGAAAGTGCACACCCGGGAGCTATCTTGGCGACACCTACAGAGCCAGTCACCACTGCGACCCCTCAACCAGCGATAGCCCAGCCAAGATGA